CTTTTGACCGGTTCCGGCACCGGCTTGCAGCGGAGCCGGATTCAGCCCACCAGCAGCGGCCGCCAGTAGGCCAGCAGGTCGCTGGCCTGCAAGGGGCGCACCGCGCGTACCTGCTCAACGCCATCGCGCAGCAGGATCAGCGTCGGCCACAGTTTGACCCGGTAGCTGCGACCCAGGCGGCGGCCGGGGCCATCCTCGATTTTCAGATGCCGGATCTGCGGAACGGCCGCTAGCGCTTCGGCGATTGCCGGCTGCGCAGCGCGGCAATGGCCGCACCAGTCGGTACCGAATTCAAGCAATAACCAGCCGGATTCGGCGTCGAGTTTTTCGCGTTCCGGCGGGTTGACCGTGAAAATCGCGGTGTAAGCCATCGAAAACCTTATTTTCCGATGCAAAAGCGGCTGAAAATCACCCCGAGCAGGTCGTCAGCCGTGAATTCACCGGTGATTTCGCCCAGCGCCTGCTGAGTCAGGCGCAATTCCTCGGCGAACAATTCAAGTGCCGGACAACGGCCCTGCACCACCGCCACGGCGGTAGCCAGATGTTCCTGCGCCAGCGCCAGGGCCCGCAGATGCCGCTCGCGGGCGATGAATACGTCTTCGGTCTGATGCCAGCCGGCGATCCGCAACAATTCCTCGCGCAACAGTTCGATCCCGGCACCATCGCGGGCCGAAAGCGAAATGGCCACCGCATCGCCATGGTCGTCGTGTTCCGGATGACGCTCGGCGGCGCGACCGGCGAGGTCGATCTTGTTATAGACGGTGATTCTTTGCAGCCGCTCGGGCAGTTTGTCGAGAATTTCGCGGTCGGCGTCGGTGATTCCACTGCGCGCATCGACCAGCAACAGGACCAGATCGGCACGTTCGATTTCCTGCCAGCTGCGCTCGATGCCGATTTTCTCGACCAGGTCGTCGGTCTGGCGCAGGCCAGCGGTATCGATGATGTGCAGCGGAATGCCTTCGATCTGGATGGTCGAACGCAGCGCATCGCGGGTGGTCCCGGCAATCGGCGTGACAATCGCCAGGTCATCGCCAGCCAGGCGGTTGAGCAGCGAGGATTTACCGACATTCGGCTGCCCGGCGAGCACGACGTGCAGGCCGGATTGCAGCAGCTTGCCCTGCCCCGCCCGATCGAAAGTTGCGGCGAGTTGTGCCTGCAAGCGGTCGAGGCGGCCAAAGGCATCGGCCGCCTGCAGGAAATCGATATCTTCTTCGGGAAAATCGAGGGTGGCTTCAACCAGCATGCGCAGGTTGATCAGTTCTTCGTTGAGCGTACCGATCGCGCGCGAAAATTCTCCCTGCAAGGAACGCACGGCCGAACGCGCAGCGCTGGCGGTGGCGGCATCGATCAGGTCGGCGACCGCTTCGGCCTGAGCCAGATCCATCTTGCCATTGAGAAAAGCGCGGCGACTGAATTCGCCGGGTTCGGCCAAACGGGCACCAAGATCGAGACAACGCGCGAGCAGCAATTGCATCACCACCGGGCCACCATGGCCCTGCAGTTCGAGTACGTCTTCGCCGGTAAAGGAATGCGGACCGGGGAAAAACAGCAAAATTCCGCTGTCGACCGTAGAACCATCGGCCGCCTTGAAATCGGCCAGGGTCGCGTAGCGCGGCTTGGGCGTTTTACCGCTCAATGCAAAAGCAAAGGGCAGCAAATTGCTGCCCGAGACCCGGATCACGCCGACACCGCCCCGCCCGGGGGCGGTGGCGATGGCGGCAATGGTGTCTTCTTTCATTTAAGCCTTGGCGTCGTTGGCCGCCTTGCTGCCGGCATCGATCATCCGGGTGATGTGCCACTGCTGGGCAATCGACAGGATGTTATTGACCACCCAGTAGAGCACCAGACCGGACGGGAACCAGAGGAACATCACACCGAAGATGAAGGGCATCGCCATCATCACCTTGGCCTGGATCGGGTCCGGCGGCGTCGGGTTGAGCTTGGTCTGGACGATCATGGAAACGATCATGATCACCGGCAGAATGTAGTACGGATCAGCCGCAGCCAGATCGGTAATCCAGCCAATCCAGGGCGCATCGCGCATTTCGACGGCACCGAGCAGCACCCAGTAAAGAGCGATGAAGACCGGAATCTGGACCAGGATCGGCAGGCAGCCGCCGAGCGGATTGATCTTCTCGGTCTGGTACAGCTTCATCATTTCCTGGTTCAGGCGCTGGCGGT
This genomic window from Dechloromonas sp. ZY10 contains:
- a CDS encoding thioredoxin family protein, with the protein product MAYTAIFTVNPPEREKLDAESGWLLLEFGTDWCGHCRAAQPAIAEALAAVPQIRHLKIEDGPGRRLGRSYRVKLWPTLILLRDGVEQVRAVRPLQASDLLAYWRPLLVG
- the mnmE gene encoding tRNA uridine-5-carboxymethylaminomethyl(34) synthesis GTPase MnmE; the encoded protein is MKEDTIAAIATAPGRGGVGVIRVSGSNLLPFAFALSGKTPKPRYATLADFKAADGSTVDSGILLFFPGPHSFTGEDVLELQGHGGPVVMQLLLARCLDLGARLAEPGEFSRRAFLNGKMDLAQAEAVADLIDAATASAARSAVRSLQGEFSRAIGTLNEELINLRMLVEATLDFPEEDIDFLQAADAFGRLDRLQAQLAATFDRAGQGKLLQSGLHVVLAGQPNVGKSSLLNRLAGDDLAIVTPIAGTTRDALRSTIQIEGIPLHIIDTAGLRQTDDLVEKIGIERSWQEIERADLVLLLVDARSGITDADREILDKLPERLQRITVYNKIDLAGRAAERHPEHDDHGDAVAISLSARDGAGIELLREELLRIAGWHQTEDVFIARERHLRALALAQEHLATAVAVVQGRCPALELFAEELRLTQQALGEITGEFTADDLLGVIFSRFCIGK